Part of the Sodalinema gerasimenkoae IPPAS B-353 genome is shown below.
TAGACCTGTTGTCGAGACAGGGCCGCCTCTCGGGACTGAGCATCGAGGAGAACCACCTGCAAGCCAGAATCCCGTAGGGCGCAGGCCAGGGCGCTTCCCACAACCCCACCGCCGACAATCGCAACGTCGTAGTGGCAGCGGGTCATAGGTGTAGGGGCGAACCCTTGTGGTCGCCCAGAGACAGACAGGGGCAATGAGGACATGAATTGATGACAAATGTAACCAGATGTTAAGCGTTGTTGTTGATATTATAAACACGACCTCGCCAATGAGTGGGGCGATGCAGCGCCGAGAGGGAAATCCGCAGGGCCGCCAGAGGGTCCGCCAGAGGGGAAAGCCAGAACAGCCAGGCCCCTTGAGCCTGAGCGCGATCATAGGACGGGGCGATCGCCCAACCCAAAGCCACCCGAATCAGCAGCAATAGGGCATTCAGCCCCACAAGAATGCCCCCCAGAGGCGTTCCCGGCCCCGATACCAGGAGTGACCCCAACAGCACCGGCAAGGGCAGTCCTTGCAGCATCCAGAGCAGCCAGACATCACTCCAGGTCTGTCCCCAAGACGAGGCATCCTTGAGGTCGAGCGATCGCCCCCATTCCCGCCAAGTTTCCGCCGCCCCATCGTACATCCGTACCTTCAGCAACTCAGACCCATCCCAAAAGGCCACCCGATAGCCGCGCCGGGCCACCTCTCGCGCCAAGGTGACATCATCACAGAACGAGCGACGGGCGCAGTGATAGCCATCAATGGCCTGCAATACCGAGCGTCGCACCAACAAACATTGCCCATTGGCCATCACCCGTTCCGCTGAGGGACTGGGGCTTCCCGTGGGCCCAAAGCGATACAGCAGAGTCATCAACAACGCCGGTTGCAGCAATAACTCACCAGGATATTTCAAAATAAAGCGCGGCGACAGAGAGACCAAATCATAGCCCTCCCGTTCCGCCTCCGCCACCAACCCCGCCACTAATCCCGGTTGGGGTTGCGTATCCGCATCAATCCCTAACAGCCACTCCACTGGGGGTAAGCTCGGTTTAGGGGCAGACTCAGACTCCACAGAGGAATCAGTGGGGGGCGAAAAATAGCGATAACCGTTATGCAGGGCCCAGGGACGACCCACCCAATCCGGCGGGAGGGGGTCATCTTCAATCAGGCGCACCCGAGGATCTCGCTGGGCGAAGGATTCTACCAACCCTTGAGTTCCATCCTCAGAACGACTATCCACCACCACAATCGATCGCACCTCATGGGCCTGCTGCGTCAACCCCGCCAAACAGGGACTGAGGCGGTGGACTTCATTCAGCGTCGGCACAATGACCCCCACCGTTCCCAAGCGATCGCCCAACAGGACTTGGGGAGTGAGGGGGGGTTTACGAGTGGGTCCGGCGGCTAAACGAGACAAGAGAATGGCCACAGCCGGAAGCTGAAGCAGCAGCAGAAGGAAAATCAGGCTATCCATGAATCGTGCAAGTTTGGGGCAGCGAGGGCGATCGCCAAGGGCAATAGCAAAGCCTCTATCATAGGCAACAATGTGCCCCAAACCGCAAGGTTCGCCCGAGCAACCCATCATGGAAGTGATAGAAAATCGGGGCTATTTGGCCGCCGTTTCCAAGGCGGGATAGTCCATCTCAGCGTCAGACACCCGAGGAGTCTCCTCCTCAGATGCAACCTCCTGAGGGGCCAGTCGCCAACATAGCAGCGCCGGAACTACCCCAAAGAGAGTGCTCAGAAGGGTTGGCACCGTAAACTGAGCATCCAACAGCACTAAAGTAATGCTGGCCCCAAAGGTAAAATTAACCAGATAAACCGCCACCGGTAGGCCTAAATCTCGCCGAGACAGCACAAACTGTTTGCCATTTTGTAACGCTGTCGCTACGGTCATATAGATCACCCCAGTCCCAATCCAACCGGCGATATTGCGGTAAGGCATCCCAAAGAAGCTGCCCACTTCCTCAAAGGCCCAGAACGGATAGGGGGTCTGACTCATAGCCGGATCTAAGACCAAATCCCAAGCCGTCAGCAGAATCGCCCCCAGGGAAATAGCAGCAATCTGACGTTGCCAACGGGCCAGAGGGGTCACTTCAAACAGTGCCGTGGCCAGGACAAAACAGACAAACCCCATATAGAACCAAGACAGGGGAATCGTAAATGGCACGAGGCCAGCAATTTTGTAGCCCAAGCCACTGAGGTAGTGATAAGCACCAAAGGGAAAACCCGTGCTAGTGCCCAGGAGTTCGCTACTCAGGGAAAGGAAAAAGGAGGGAATGAAAAAGGCCAAAAGGGGTTTGAGTCCCAGGGTACGATAGCCAAACAAACCCACGGCAATCGCCCCGAGGATGATATAGCTGACGCCCCCTTGGCTCATGCCCAAGCCAAAGGCTTTGAGTCCTAAAGGCGATAACTGGGCAATAAACTCAGGATTCGGCAGAACCAGCAGCAGCCCCGCTAGTCCAAACGCCATCGAGAAGATATGAATGCCCAGGCAGGCGCGTTCGGCGATTCTGAGATGCTTCATGGGATGTTAACTTTTTTTACAAGCACTGACGATGACTTCACAAAGTGTAACGTATTCGGTTTTCCCCCTTAAAGCCCAGAGGTGCTAGAGATCCGAACCACGCGGCCGAACCACGCGGTAGGATAGAGTCGCAGCAGCCGCCTAAACCACTCCCATTGGTCGTTCTTGTCAGTCCGGGGAGGATGGAGCTAGACAACATGAAAGCACAAGTATTTCACGGGTCAGGGGAGCTACGGTATGAAGATCTCCCCCAACCGACTGCCTCAGAGGGAGAGGTGATCGTCGCTGTTAAAGCCGTCGGTCTATCTCCCTTAGATCTCTATCGTCTGCGAGTTCCGGAATTGGAGCAACCCCTCGTCCTCGGCCAAGAAATTGCCGGAACCATCGTTGAGGTGGGCCCCGAGGTGCGCTCCTGGCGGGTAGGACAGCGGGTGGCGACCCTGGCCCATGTTCCCTGTATGCGCTGTCTGGCCTGTCTAGAAGACCGCTTTTCTGCCTGTGAGACCTATCAAGCCCATACCACCACGGCCGGGTTAACCCCCAGTGGTGGAGGCTTTGCGGAGTTTGTCAAGGTTCCCAGACATTTAGTTGACCATGGCGGCTTAGTAGCACTTCCCGGACATATTACCTTTGAGCGGGCCTGTTTTTTGCAACCCATCAATAGCCTCTTGCATGGCTTCGCTCGGCTGAACCTACAACCCGAACAGCACATCTGGATTTTGGGGGCCGGTTCCCTGGGGGCGATCGCCGTGCTGCTGGCCCAACGGCTGGGACTGCATCCCCTCGTGAGCGATCGCAATCCTCAACGGCTCGAAGCCGCCCTAGACTTAGGGGCCAAAGCCGCCTTCAACAGCAACAGCGATGACCTTCACACCAAAGTCCGGGCCTTTACCGACGGCGAGGGAGTCGATGGGGCCCTGCTCACCGAACCCCAAGGCTGGGATGTGATGCACGCCCTCGATGGAACCCGTCCAGGGGGAAAATTACTCTGTATGACCGATTATGCCGATCCCCTACCCGTTCCCCTCGATCCCCTCGCCTTTGCCCGCCGCCAAATTGACCTTCTCGGCTGTTCGGGCCTCTCTCCTCGGCAACAGTCCCGCAGCCTCACCTATTTGTTTGACCATCATCTGCCCCTAGAAACCACCATCAGCGATCGCGTCCCCCTTGCTGAGTTAGCCAGCATCCTAGAGCCTCTCCAAAGTCCCAACAGTGATAGTCGTAAAATTTTGGTGTATCCCAGCTAACCCAATCCGAGCGTACGGTTCTCTCCTCACCCATGACCATTTACTTCTACAAAGCCCATGACGACTATGGCTGCTTCTCCAACTTCTCCCGTCACGCCATCGAGATAGAGGGACAAACCTGGCCCACCGTAGAACATTACTATCAGGCCCATAAATTCCTCGGCACCCGCGACGAACCCGTCATGGTGACCATTCGCCAAGCCGCCACCCCTGAAGAGGCCGCCCGCCTAGGACGCGATCGCCGTCGCCAACCCCGGCCCGACTGGGATGAGATTAAACCCCAACTGA
Proteins encoded:
- a CDS encoding NADAR family protein, whose product is MTIYFYKAHDDYGCFSNFSRHAIEIEGQTWPTVEHYYQAHKFLGTRDEPVMVTIRQAATPEEAARLGRDRRRQPRPDWDEIKPQLMYEAVNVKFLTHLDIQQILLDTGEEYLIENSPVDYFWGCGADGSGQNHLGRILMTIRGELQASRPHTHPSQLQQPNSTS
- a CDS encoding glycosyltransferase, whose product is MDSLIFLLLLLQLPAVAILLSRLAAGPTRKPPLTPQVLLGDRLGTVGVIVPTLNEVHRLSPCLAGLTQQAHEVRSIVVVDSRSEDGTQGLVESFAQRDPRVRLIEDDPLPPDWVGRPWALHNGYRYFSPPTDSSVESESAPKPSLPPVEWLLGIDADTQPQPGLVAGLVAEAEREGYDLVSLSPRFILKYPGELLLQPALLMTLLYRFGPTGSPSPSAERVMANGQCLLVRRSVLQAIDGYHCARRSFCDDVTLAREVARRGYRVAFWDGSELLKVRMYDGAAETWREWGRSLDLKDASSWGQTWSDVWLLWMLQGLPLPVLLGSLLVSGPGTPLGGILVGLNALLLLIRVALGWAIAPSYDRAQAQGAWLFWLSPLADPLAALRISLSALHRPTHWRGRVYNINNNA
- the cruF gene encoding gamma-carotene 1'-hydroxylase CruF; amino-acid sequence: MKHLRIAERACLGIHIFSMAFGLAGLLLVLPNPEFIAQLSPLGLKAFGLGMSQGGVSYIILGAIAVGLFGYRTLGLKPLLAFFIPSFFLSLSSELLGTSTGFPFGAYHYLSGLGYKIAGLVPFTIPLSWFYMGFVCFVLATALFEVTPLARWQRQIAAISLGAILLTAWDLVLDPAMSQTPYPFWAFEEVGSFFGMPYRNIAGWIGTGVIYMTVATALQNGKQFVLSRRDLGLPVAVYLVNFTFGASITLVLLDAQFTVPTLLSTLFGVVPALLCWRLAPQEVASEEETPRVSDAEMDYPALETAAK
- a CDS encoding alcohol dehydrogenase catalytic domain-containing protein, with product MKAQVFHGSGELRYEDLPQPTASEGEVIVAVKAVGLSPLDLYRLRVPELEQPLVLGQEIAGTIVEVGPEVRSWRVGQRVATLAHVPCMRCLACLEDRFSACETYQAHTTTAGLTPSGGGFAEFVKVPRHLVDHGGLVALPGHITFERACFLQPINSLLHGFARLNLQPEQHIWILGAGSLGAIAVLLAQRLGLHPLVSDRNPQRLEAALDLGAKAAFNSNSDDLHTKVRAFTDGEGVDGALLTEPQGWDVMHALDGTRPGGKLLCMTDYADPLPVPLDPLAFARRQIDLLGCSGLSPRQQSRSLTYLFDHHLPLETTISDRVPLAELASILEPLQSPNSDSRKILVYPS